CACAACGGTATAAGCTAGCGGCTAAGGAAGCTCGCTGGGCATTAGGATTAGCTATTTTTTATGTAATTGGATGGTGTATTTGTGCTTATTTACCCAAAGACTCACCTGGGCCGATAGGTTTTCCGTTATGGTTTGAATTATCCTGTATTTATTTACCCATTTTGTTTGTTGTCATTGGATATTGGATTGTCAAAATTGTCTTTTTAGATATCCCGCTAGATGTTGAGTCAAAGGAGAATAAATAATGAATTTAGGTATTATTCTCCCCTTAGTCATCTATTTAGTCTTCATCTTTGGCGCAGCATTATTTGCTTATGTAAAACGTAGTAAAGGGGATTTCCTTACCGAGTATTATGTGGGAAATCGTTCCATGACGGGCTTTGTTCTTGCGATGACAACGGCTTCCACTTATGCCAGTGCGAGTTCTTTTGTTGGTGGACCAGGGGCTGCCTATAAATATGGGCTAGGTTGGGTATTACTCGCCATGATCCAAGTGCCAGCTGTGTGGTTAGCCTTAGGTGCATTGGGCAAAAAGTTTGCATTACTTTCTCGCGAAACCAATGCACTCACCATCAATGATCTATTTCTCTATCGTTATAAAAATAAATATCTCGTTTGGATTTCCAGTCTAGCATTGTTGCTTGCCTTCTTTGCTGCCATGGTTGTGCAATTTATTGGTGGGGCGAGATTGCTCGAAACCACGATAGGGATTCCTTATACTCATGCGTTACTTATTTTTGCCTTAACTGTTGGCATTTATACATTTATTGGTGGTTTCCGAGCGGTCGTATTAACCGATACGATTCAAGGTACGGTAATGATTTTGGGTACAATCGTGCTGTTAGTCGGGGTTGTTTACCATCTCGGTGGTGTAGAAAGTGCGGTCAATAAATTAACTGAAATTGATCCGAGTTTAATAAGCCCTTACGGTCCGAATGAGATGCTTGATTTTCAATTTATGGCCTCATTTTGGATTTTAGTTTGTTTTGGTGTGGTTGGTTTACCGCATACAGCAGTCCGCTGCATGGCTTTCAAAGATAGTAAAGCCTTACATCGAGGCATGCTTATTGGGACGATTGTCCTTTCAGTCATTATGTTTGGTATGCACTTGGCGGGCGCCTTAGGTCGTGCGGTTGTACCTGATTTAACGGTATCAGATAAAGTCATTCCAACCTTAATGTTGGAAGTGCTTCCGCCAATTGTTGCAGGGATTTTCTTAGCCGCACCGATGTCTGCGATTATGTCCACAGTCGATGCACAACTGATTCAATCCTCTTCAATCTTTGTGAAAGACTTATATCTTGCAAGCAAACCAGAAGCGGCGAAGAATGAAAAACGAATTAGCCGTATTTCATCCGTCATTACACTGATTTTATCGGCATTACTAATTCTCGCAGCACTCAATCCACCTGATATGATTATTTGGTTGAATTTGTTTGCTTTTGGGGGATTAGAAGCCGCATTCCTTTGGGTAATCGTATTAGGCATTTATTGGGATAAAGCCAATGCTGTCGGTGCAATAAGCTCTATGGTGGTGGGATTGAGTAGTTTTGTGTTATTGACTCAATTTGGTATTAAATTATTTGGTTTTAATGCCATTGTACCCGCACTTGTATTTGGTTTGATTGCTTTCATTTTAGGTAACCAATTCGGCGCCAAAAAACAGTAAAAATGGACCGCACTTTATGATTTACCAGATCCTAGCGTTGTTTATTTGGAGTAGTGCCTTTGTAGCCGCTAAATACACGTTCACAATGATGGATACTATTTTAATGATCCAAGCCCGTTTATTCATGGCGGCGATTATTGTGATGCCACTCTTTTTTCGTCGTTGGAAAGGCGTGTCTAAACCTATGCGAAAACAGCTTTGGTGGTTAGGTTTTTTTAATTATACTGCCACCTTTTTGCTGCAATTTATTGGCTTAAAATATACGAGCGCGGCGAGCGTAACGACCATGATTGGATTAGAGCCGTTATGTGTAATTTTTATAGGGCATTTTTCTTTCAAGATCGTGCTAAATGGTATCATTGGGTGTGTGGGGCTTTTGCTTTTTTAGGCGTGGCCATTTTAATTTTAGGTGGGCAGGGCAATGAAGGCTCAAGTCAAATTAGTTTATTGGGTTGCTCCTTAGTAGTGGCGGCAAGTATTGTGTTTGCTTGTTGTTTACGTTGGACGAAAAAAGTGGTGGCAACGGTTTCAGCACAAGCTTATACATCCATTTCAATTGTGTTGGCAACTATCACCATGCTGCCATTTACTTTATTGATGACTGAAAACTGGGATATCCATTTTAACTGGCTTGGTTTCTTCGGTTTGATTTATCTTGGCGTAGCATGCAGTTGGTTTGCCTTTTGGTTATGGAATAAAGGCTTAAATTCAGTAGATGCAAAAATCTCGGGAATTTTGACCGCACTTGAGCCGATTTTTGGTGTCTTTTTAGCGGTATTATTACTTAACGAAGAGGTTTCACTTGTTTCAGCGCTTGGGATTATCATTATTGTGGTTTCAGCCTTAGGCGTAAGTTTATTACCGAAATGGTTACATAAAGAAATTAATTAAAAGGAAAAGAAGATGGCGTGGATTCAAATTCGCTTAAATAGTACAAATGAAAAAGCCGAGAAAATTAGCGACTTTTTAGAAGAAATTGGCTCAGTTTCGGTGACATTTATGGATAGCCAAGATACGCCGATTTTTGAACCACTTCCGGGCGAAACACGTTTGTGGGGAAATACCGATGTGATCGCCTTGTTTGATGCAGAAACGGATATGAATGAAATTGTGAGCCTGCTAAAACAAGCACATCATCTAGATGAAAATACGGCTTACAAAATTGAGCAAATCGAGGATAAAGACTGGGAACGTGAATGGATGGATAACTTCCACCCAATGCAATTTGGCAAACGCTTATGGATTTGCCCAAGCTGGCGTGAAGTACCGGACCAAAATGCGGTG
The sequence above is a segment of the Haemophilus parainfluenzae genome. Coding sequences within it:
- the panF gene encoding sodium/pantothenate symporter; translated protein: MNLGIILPLVIYLVFIFGAALFAYVKRSKGDFLTEYYVGNRSMTGFVLAMTTASTYASASSFVGGPGAAYKYGLGWVLLAMIQVPAVWLALGALGKKFALLSRETNALTINDLFLYRYKNKYLVWISSLALLLAFFAAMVVQFIGGARLLETTIGIPYTHALLIFALTVGIYTFIGGFRAVVLTDTIQGTVMILGTIVLLVGVVYHLGGVESAVNKLTEIDPSLISPYGPNEMLDFQFMASFWILVCFGVVGLPHTAVRCMAFKDSKALHRGMLIGTIVLSVIMFGMHLAGALGRAVVPDLTVSDKVIPTLMLEVLPPIVAGIFLAAPMSAIMSTVDAQLIQSSSIFVKDLYLASKPEAAKNEKRISRISSVITLILSALLILAALNPPDMIIWLNLFAFGGLEAAFLWVIVLGIYWDKANAVGAISSMVVGLSSFVLLTQFGIKLFGFNAIVPALVFGLIAFILGNQFGAKKQ
- a CDS encoding YhdT family protein, producing MDLSQRYKLAAKEARWALGLAIFYVIGWCICAYLPKDSPGPIGFPLWFELSCIYLPILFVVIGYWIVKIVFLDIPLDVESKENK